The following are from one region of the Amycolatopsis sp. QT-25 genome:
- a CDS encoding 3-isopropylmalate dehydrogenase, which produces MRLAVIPGDGIGPEVVSEALKVLGEVVPTAETTNYDLGAARWHSTGELLPESVLGELRQHDAILLGAVGDPTVPSGILERGLLLRLRFELDHHVNLRPARLYPGVRGPLADSSEIDMVVVREGTEGPYAGNGGLLRKDTDHEIATEVSVNTAFGVRRVVTDAFNRAEARPRKHLTLLHKTNVLEYAGSLWSRIVEEVSLEHPEVTVAYSHVDAATIHLVTDPSRFDVVVTDNLFGDIITDLAAAVTGGIGLAASGNLDITRRNPSMFEPVHGSAPDIAGQGLADPTAAVLSVALLLDHLGQKEAARRIEASVAFDLATRDQASPGATHAIGDRLAALVSSNVRPVTQ; this is translated from the coding sequence ATGCGGCTCGCGGTGATCCCAGGAGACGGGATCGGGCCCGAAGTGGTCTCCGAGGCGCTCAAGGTGCTCGGTGAGGTCGTCCCGACGGCGGAGACCACGAACTACGACCTCGGCGCCGCCCGGTGGCACTCCACCGGTGAGCTGCTCCCGGAGTCGGTACTCGGTGAACTCCGTCAGCACGACGCGATCCTGCTGGGCGCGGTGGGCGACCCGACGGTGCCGAGCGGCATTCTGGAGCGCGGTCTGCTGCTGCGCCTCCGGTTCGAGCTCGACCACCACGTGAACCTGCGGCCCGCCCGGTTGTACCCGGGGGTGCGCGGCCCGCTCGCCGATTCGAGCGAGATCGACATGGTCGTCGTGCGTGAAGGCACCGAAGGCCCGTACGCGGGCAACGGTGGCTTGCTGCGCAAGGACACCGACCACGAGATCGCGACGGAGGTCAGCGTCAACACGGCGTTCGGCGTCCGGCGCGTGGTGACCGACGCGTTCAACCGTGCCGAGGCGCGGCCCCGCAAGCACCTGACGCTCCTGCACAAGACGAACGTGCTGGAGTACGCGGGCTCGCTGTGGTCGCGGATCGTCGAAGAGGTTTCGCTGGAGCACCCGGAGGTGACCGTCGCGTACTCCCATGTGGACGCCGCGACCATCCACCTGGTGACCGACCCGTCCCGCTTCGACGTCGTGGTGACCGACAACCTGTTCGGCGACATCATCACCGACCTCGCGGCGGCCGTGACCGGCGGCATCGGGCTGGCGGCGAGCGGGAACCTCGACATCACCCGGCGGAACCCGAGCATGTTCGAGCCGGTGCACGGCAGCGCCCCGGACATCGCGGGCCAGGGTCTCGCCGACCCGACCGCCGCGGTGCTTTCGGTCGCGCTGCTGCTGGACCATCTGGGACAGAAGGAAGCGGCGCGGCGGATCGAGGCCTCGGTGGCGTTCGACCTCGCGACCCGCGACCAGGCGTCGCCGGGTGCGACGCACGCGATCGGTGACCGGCTGGCGGCGCTGGTGTCGTCGAACGTACGCCCGGTCACCCAGTAA
- a CDS encoding S8 family serine peptidase yields the protein MNRSRVPRWAIRSSAAVFAALLATSVTGATAAAQDVPLADGVTPAKIDRNGFQGRVEPKLKAAQGQITAFVELAKQPAVDAFNAEQNKGAGKEQAKKAAKDAKAAAAATVDSVVGQLKAADAGTRLVTQTSNAVAGAVVTADAAKIRELAKRPDVVSVKKVVPKTRTNSSAVQLTNTLASWQQTGRYGDGIRVGVIDDGIDYTHATFGGPGTAEAYQAINRDQATPAFPTDKVVGGVDLVGDAYDSGSDDPALNTPKPDPNPISCGHHGTHVAGTVAGFGVDEAGKTFTGDYKKLTKKKIEAMRIGPGTAPKALLYAIKVFGCDGSTNVTSQALDWSLDPDGDGDFTDHLDVVNLSLGGDFATPDDPDSLFVRKIAANNVVPVFSAGNGGDLNDVGGAPGNTPEALTVASSRDASVLRDAVEAVAPDGVKGAKTGQFSQNYAAYDTLDVTAPVVTLSADNAAGCKPYSEADKAKAAGKIVFLEWDDNDATRACGSGARSNNAQAAGAKGALFSSTLEHFSAGIAGNAALPTFQLTGGATASIRPALAAGTLQVRMTGKGRVSVPTTDQSIVDTPSSFTSRGGRGPAVKPDVAAPGDSISSALSGSGAGRLVISGTSMAAPHTSGITALIRQAHPDWSVEEVKASVVNTAGHDIRDASGRVYGPQRVGSGRIDAKAALDNQVLAYVVDNPGFVSVNFGVVEAGGPVTLTKTVKVVNKGIKPVEYAVGYEAVNSLPGVEYTVDKPTVKLSPRGIALVKVTLKIADPKALRKVMDPTMAATQAGLARQFVADASGRIAFTPKSGTTVPLRLSVYSAPKPVSSINTPGTVNFGTGQNQAVLNLTGKGVDQGTGPQRYRSLISVLELQAESPQLPECDGDVTTDCTLNQTAKGADLRYIGAASTAPLAKAQGEPENALLAFGLTTWSDLANLGSNTSPFVDIDTTGDGQPDFETYVTKVTATDVLVAVTVALKPGFPQVDLQPINGQLGDVDTNVYDTNVVVLPVSIAALGIDPNAASHKISYTVGTSGFYAAPGADSSTIDYVGTPLSFDALAPAYTVQGGGDSALGYVAKPGTALVVNRNAAAQDTVLGLLAIEHHNASGNRASVVKIQTNAGGGNAGVDRPGNGGRHTGRQPIGVG from the coding sequence ATGAACAGATCCCGCGTACCCCGGTGGGCCATCCGCTCATCGGCCGCGGTCTTCGCCGCACTGCTCGCGACGTCCGTGACCGGGGCGACGGCAGCCGCTCAGGATGTCCCGCTCGCGGACGGCGTCACGCCGGCGAAGATCGACCGTAACGGATTCCAGGGGAGGGTCGAGCCGAAGCTCAAGGCCGCCCAGGGCCAGATCACCGCCTTCGTCGAGCTGGCGAAGCAGCCCGCCGTCGACGCCTTCAACGCCGAGCAGAACAAGGGCGCAGGCAAGGAACAGGCGAAGAAGGCCGCGAAGGACGCCAAGGCCGCCGCCGCGGCGACGGTGGACTCCGTCGTCGGGCAGCTCAAGGCAGCCGACGCCGGCACCCGGCTGGTCACCCAGACCTCGAACGCGGTCGCCGGCGCGGTCGTCACGGCCGACGCGGCGAAGATCCGCGAGCTGGCGAAGCGGCCGGACGTCGTCTCGGTCAAGAAGGTGGTGCCGAAGACCCGCACGAACTCCAGCGCGGTCCAGCTGACCAACACGCTCGCGTCGTGGCAGCAGACCGGCCGCTACGGCGACGGCATCCGCGTCGGCGTGATCGACGACGGCATCGACTACACCCACGCCACCTTCGGTGGTCCGGGCACGGCCGAGGCGTACCAGGCGATCAACCGCGACCAGGCCACCCCCGCCTTCCCGACCGACAAGGTCGTCGGCGGTGTCGACCTGGTCGGCGACGCCTACGACTCGGGCAGCGACGACCCGGCCCTCAACACGCCGAAGCCCGACCCCAACCCGATCTCCTGCGGCCACCACGGCACGCACGTGGCGGGCACGGTCGCCGGATTCGGCGTGGACGAAGCGGGCAAGACGTTCACGGGCGACTACAAGAAGCTCACCAAGAAGAAGATCGAAGCGATGCGGATCGGCCCTGGCACCGCACCCAAGGCCCTGCTGTACGCGATCAAGGTCTTCGGCTGCGACGGCTCGACCAACGTCACCTCGCAGGCACTCGACTGGTCGCTCGACCCGGACGGTGACGGCGACTTCACCGACCACCTCGACGTCGTCAACCTGTCGCTGGGCGGCGACTTCGCCACCCCGGACGACCCGGACTCGCTGTTCGTGCGCAAGATCGCCGCGAACAACGTCGTGCCGGTGTTCTCCGCGGGCAACGGCGGCGACCTCAACGACGTCGGCGGCGCGCCGGGCAACACGCCCGAGGCGCTGACCGTCGCCAGCAGCCGTGACGCGTCCGTCCTCCGTGACGCCGTCGAAGCCGTCGCTCCAGACGGTGTCAAGGGTGCGAAGACCGGGCAGTTCAGCCAGAACTACGCGGCCTACGACACGCTCGACGTCACCGCGCCGGTGGTCACCCTGTCGGCCGACAACGCCGCCGGCTGCAAGCCGTACTCCGAGGCCGACAAGGCCAAGGCCGCGGGCAAGATCGTGTTCCTCGAATGGGACGACAACGACGCGACCCGCGCCTGCGGTTCGGGTGCCCGTTCGAACAACGCGCAGGCCGCCGGGGCCAAGGGCGCGCTGTTCTCGTCCACGCTGGAGCACTTCTCGGCCGGGATCGCGGGCAACGCGGCCCTGCCGACGTTCCAGCTGACCGGCGGCGCGACCGCCTCGATCCGCCCGGCGCTGGCCGCCGGCACGCTGCAGGTCCGCATGACCGGCAAGGGCCGCGTGTCCGTGCCGACCACCGATCAGTCCATCGTGGACACCCCGAGCTCGTTCACCTCGCGGGGCGGGCGCGGCCCGGCCGTCAAACCGGACGTCGCGGCGCCCGGTGACTCGATCTCGTCCGCGCTGAGCGGGAGCGGGGCCGGTCGCCTGGTCATCTCCGGGACGTCGATGGCGGCTCCGCACACCTCGGGCATCACCGCCCTGATCCGCCAGGCGCACCCCGACTGGTCGGTCGAGGAGGTCAAGGCCTCGGTCGTCAACACCGCCGGCCACGACATCCGCGACGCCTCCGGCCGCGTCTACGGCCCACAGCGCGTCGGCAGCGGCCGGATCGACGCGAAGGCCGCGCTGGACAACCAGGTCCTGGCCTACGTCGTCGACAACCCCGGCTTCGTCTCGGTGAACTTCGGTGTCGTCGAAGCGGGTGGCCCGGTGACGCTGACCAAGACGGTCAAAGTGGTCAACAAGGGCATCAAGCCGGTCGAGTACGCGGTGGGCTACGAAGCCGTGAACTCGCTCCCCGGTGTCGAGTACACAGTGGACAAGCCGACGGTGAAGCTGAGCCCGCGCGGTATCGCGCTGGTGAAGGTGACCCTGAAGATCGCCGACCCCAAGGCGCTCCGCAAGGTCATGGACCCGACCATGGCGGCCACGCAGGCCGGGCTCGCCCGGCAGTTCGTGGCGGACGCCTCCGGCCGGATCGCGTTCACCCCGAAGAGCGGCACGACCGTTCCGCTGCGGCTTTCGGTGTACTCCGCGCCTAAGCCCGTCTCGTCCATCAACACTCCTGGCACCGTCAACTTCGGCACGGGCCAGAACCAGGCGGTGCTGAACCTGACCGGCAAGGGCGTGGACCAGGGCACCGGTCCGCAGCGGTACCGCTCGCTGATCAGCGTGCTCGAGCTGCAGGCGGAATCCCCGCAGCTGCCCGAGTGCGACGGCGACGTCACCACCGACTGCACCCTGAACCAGACCGCCAAGGGCGCCGACCTGCGCTACATCGGCGCGGCGTCCACCGCCCCGCTGGCCAAGGCGCAGGGTGAGCCGGAGAACGCGTTGCTGGCCTTCGGTCTCACCACCTGGAGCGACCTGGCCAACCTGGGCAGCAACACCTCGCCGTTCGTGGACATCGACACCACGGGCGACGGACAGCCGGACTTCGAAACCTACGTGACCAAGGTGACGGCCACCGACGTCCTCGTGGCGGTCACCGTGGCGCTGAAGCCGGGCTTCCCGCAGGTGGACCTCCAGCCGATCAACGGCCAGCTCGGCGACGTCGACACGAACGTGTACGACACCAACGTCGTCGTGCTGCCGGTGAGCATCGCGGCGCTGGGCATCGACCCGAACGCCGCTTCGCACAAGATCAGCTACACGGTCGGGACCTCCGGGTTCTACGCGGCGCCGGGTGCGGACTCGTCGACGATCGACTACGTCGGCACGCCGCTTTCGTTCGACGCCTTGGCTCCCGCGTACACCGTCCAGGGCGGCGGCGACTCCGCGCTGGGCTACGTCGCGAAGCCGGGCACGGCGCTGGTGGTCAACCGCAACGCGGCCGCTCAGGACACCGTGCTGGGCCTGCTGGCGATCGAGCACCACAACGCCTCGGGCAACCGGGCGAGCGTGGTGAAGATCCAGACGAACGCCGGTGGCGGCAACGCGGGTGTCGACCGGCCGGGCAACGGCGGGCGGCACACCGGGCGTCAGCCGATCGGTGTGGGCTGA
- the serA gene encoding phosphoglycerate dehydrogenase, which yields MTKPNKPVVLIAEKLAPSVLSVFSDEVEVQHVDGTDRPALLEAVKTADALLVRSATKVDAEVLAATTSLKVVARAGVGLDNVEVPAATERGVLVVNAPTSNIVSAAEHAVALLLAVARRVPAADQSLQGGAWKRSAYSGVEIQGKTIGVVGLGKIGQLFAQRLAAFDTKLIAYDPYVSAARAAQLGIELVTLDELLERADAISIHLPKTPETKGLIGADALKKTKPGVIIVNAARGGLVDEQALADAVGSGHVGGAGIDVFVTEPTTESPLFGLPNVVVTPHLGASTAEAQDRAGTDVAKSVLLALRGDFVPDAVNVAGGGTVGEHVRPYLSLTQKLGTVLTALNPKAPASVTVVVKGELSNEDVSVLPLAAERGVFSGVVEDQVTFVNAPRVAEELGVQVDLVTEPESPKFRSLVTLRAVHADGTTLSVSGSVTGKDEVEKLVEVNGRHFDLRAEGNVLLLEYPDRPGIMGRVGTLLGEAGLNIEAAQISQTTDGADAVMLLRVDRSIDSHLLEPIGAAVGAHTIRAVDFG from the coding sequence GTGACCAAGCCGAACAAGCCCGTCGTCCTCATCGCCGAGAAGCTCGCGCCTTCCGTGCTGAGCGTCTTCTCCGACGAGGTCGAGGTCCAGCATGTGGACGGTACGGACCGCCCCGCGCTGCTCGAAGCCGTGAAGACGGCGGACGCGCTGCTCGTGCGGTCCGCCACCAAGGTCGACGCCGAGGTCCTCGCCGCCACCACCTCGCTCAAGGTGGTCGCCCGCGCCGGTGTGGGGCTGGACAACGTCGAGGTCCCCGCCGCCACCGAACGCGGTGTCCTGGTCGTCAACGCGCCGACCTCGAACATCGTCTCCGCCGCCGAGCACGCCGTCGCGCTGCTGCTCGCGGTCGCCCGCCGGGTCCCGGCCGCGGACCAGAGCCTCCAGGGCGGCGCGTGGAAGCGCAGCGCCTACTCCGGCGTCGAGATCCAGGGCAAGACCATCGGCGTGGTCGGCCTCGGCAAGATCGGCCAGCTGTTCGCGCAGCGCCTCGCCGCGTTCGACACCAAGCTCATCGCGTACGACCCCTACGTCTCGGCCGCCCGCGCCGCGCAGCTCGGCATCGAGCTGGTCACGCTGGACGAGCTGCTGGAGCGCGCCGACGCGATCTCCATCCACCTGCCGAAGACCCCGGAGACCAAGGGCCTGATCGGCGCCGACGCGCTCAAGAAGACCAAGCCGGGCGTCATCATCGTGAACGCCGCGCGCGGTGGCCTCGTCGACGAGCAGGCGCTGGCGGACGCGGTCGGCTCCGGCCACGTCGGCGGCGCCGGGATCGACGTGTTCGTCACCGAGCCGACCACCGAGAGCCCGTTGTTCGGCCTGCCGAACGTCGTCGTCACCCCGCACCTCGGCGCGTCGACCGCCGAGGCGCAGGACCGCGCGGGCACCGACGTCGCGAAGTCCGTGCTGCTCGCGCTGCGCGGCGACTTCGTGCCGGACGCGGTGAACGTCGCCGGTGGCGGCACGGTCGGCGAGCACGTGCGGCCGTACCTTTCGCTCACCCAGAAGCTCGGCACCGTGCTGACCGCGCTCAACCCGAAGGCGCCCGCTTCGGTCACCGTCGTGGTCAAGGGCGAACTGTCCAACGAGGACGTCAGCGTGCTGCCGCTCGCGGCCGAACGCGGCGTGTTCTCCGGTGTCGTCGAGGACCAGGTCACCTTCGTGAACGCGCCCCGCGTGGCCGAAGAGCTGGGTGTCCAGGTCGATCTGGTCACCGAGCCGGAAAGCCCCAAGTTCCGCAGCCTGGTCACCCTTCGCGCGGTCCACGCCGACGGCACGACCCTTTCGGTGTCCGGTTCGGTCACCGGCAAGGACGAGGTCGAGAAGCTGGTCGAGGTCAATGGCCGCCACTTCGACCTGCGTGCCGAGGGCAACGTGCTGCTGCTCGAGTACCCGGACCGCCCTGGCATCATGGGCCGCGTCGGCACGCTGCTCGGCGAGGCGGGCCTGAACATCGAGGCCGCGCAGATCAGCCAGACCACCGACGGCGCGGACGCCGTCATGTTGCTGCGGGTGGACCGCTCCATCGACTCGCACCTGCTCGAGCCGATCGGCGCGGCCGTCGGCGCGCACACGATCCGCGCGGTCGACTTCGGCTGA
- a CDS encoding TetR/AcrR family transcriptional regulator, giving the protein MDTEKKPLRADARRNYERLVEEAKRAFAAHGVEASLEEIARRAGVGIGTLYRHFPTREALVETVLREGYDAQAAVARELLGSSEPVDALKAWFAGMGEQATRYRGLPELMVDVLDDETSPLYASCHAMRDQVSHLVERAKASGELRADVTVHELLVLLHALSWASEHLSGDKSLERLLDLVFTGLRAS; this is encoded by the coding sequence ATGGACACCGAGAAGAAGCCGCTGCGGGCCGATGCCCGGCGCAACTACGAGCGCCTCGTCGAAGAGGCGAAGCGCGCCTTCGCCGCGCACGGGGTCGAGGCGTCGCTGGAAGAGATCGCGCGCCGTGCCGGTGTCGGCATCGGAACGCTCTACCGGCACTTCCCGACGCGGGAGGCTTTGGTCGAGACGGTGCTTCGCGAGGGCTACGACGCCCAGGCCGCGGTGGCCCGCGAACTCCTCGGCTCCTCAGAGCCGGTGGACGCGCTCAAGGCATGGTTCGCCGGGATGGGTGAACAAGCGACGCGCTATCGCGGATTGCCCGAACTGATGGTCGACGTCCTCGACGACGAGACCTCACCGCTGTACGCCTCCTGCCACGCGATGCGGGACCAGGTGTCCCACCTGGTGGAAAGGGCGAAGGCCTCGGGTGAGCTCCGGGCGGACGTCACGGTGCACGAGTTGCTGGTGCTGCTGCACGCGCTTTCCTGGGCCAGTGAACACCTTTCGGGTGACAAGAGCCTCGAACGGCTCCTCGACCTCGTTTTCACCGGATTACGGGCGAGTTAA
- a CDS encoding TIGR03620 family F420-dependent LLM class oxidoreductase has product MTLIEETRKRLGPVGVWLPVGLFTPTPDEERRAVRRLEELGYRTVWGGEGPGNRELFAYSAITLAATERVVIGTGIANMWSRPAYTAHSGGRTLAEAFPGRFVLGVGIGHSHQAAKAGSDYRPLEQTRDYLTAMSAAAEEFPSRVPFPRVLAAVGPKMLELARDLTDGAHPFAQPFEHTPYAREILGRDKLLIPTHSVLLGDREQARKSVVRDIGLMKHYGISHYFKGWKRLGYTDADIDDVSDRLVDGLTAWGDEERIAARIEELVDAGADTVLVNPVGDDLPSIVDQLERLAPALTAVSR; this is encoded by the coding sequence ATGACCTTGATCGAAGAAACCCGGAAGCGGCTGGGCCCGGTGGGCGTCTGGCTGCCGGTCGGCCTGTTCACGCCGACACCGGACGAGGAACGGCGGGCCGTGCGGCGCCTGGAAGAGTTGGGCTATCGCACCGTCTGGGGCGGCGAAGGGCCGGGGAACCGGGAGCTGTTCGCGTACAGCGCCATCACGCTGGCCGCCACCGAACGGGTGGTGATCGGTACCGGGATCGCGAACATGTGGTCGCGGCCCGCCTACACCGCCCACAGCGGCGGGCGGACGCTCGCGGAGGCCTTTCCCGGCCGGTTCGTGCTCGGTGTCGGGATCGGGCACTCCCATCAGGCGGCGAAAGCGGGCTCGGACTACCGGCCGCTCGAGCAGACCCGTGACTACCTCACGGCCATGTCCGCGGCGGCGGAGGAATTCCCTTCACGGGTACCGTTCCCGCGCGTCCTCGCCGCCGTCGGCCCGAAGATGCTCGAACTCGCGCGGGATCTCACGGACGGCGCGCACCCGTTCGCCCAGCCCTTCGAGCACACGCCGTACGCCCGCGAGATCCTCGGCCGGGACAAGCTGCTCATCCCCACCCATTCGGTTCTGCTCGGCGATCGCGAACAGGCGCGGAAGAGCGTGGTGCGGGACATCGGGCTGATGAAGCACTATGGCATCTCGCACTATTTCAAGGGCTGGAAGCGGCTCGGCTACACCGACGCCGACATCGACGACGTCAGCGATCGGCTCGTCGACGGGCTGACGGCGTGGGGTGACGAAGAGCGGATCGCCGCGCGGATCGAGGAACTCGTCGACGCCGGCGCGGACACCGTGCTCGTCAATCCGGTGGGCGACGATCTCCCGTCCATAGTGGACCAACTGGAACGGCTCGCCCCGGCGTTGACGGCGGTGAGCCGATGA